A segment of the Leptospira wolffii serovar Khorat str. Khorat-H2 genome:
ATGTTTGTACGAGAATGTCTAAAAAAAGTGACTTTTTTTGTTTTTTTGTGATGGTTTTTGAGGAGGATGACTTCCTATAGTTATTGGTATTTTTGGATTTTTTTATTTATTGTTTCAGAAGAATAACGAACTACTATTTATATATTCTCCTATTAAGTGTTCCTTAGTCTATTTTTTCAAATTACCATTCTAAATAAGAAGAACCGTCAAAATATGGCTTCGTATAAAATTTGGACGTGGTAATTGGCGTAGAATGACCTAATACTTTTTGAGCAGCAATTGAACCGGCTTTCTCCAATAATTTTTGCCCTACGGTATGTCGAATTGAATGTGGATGCGCGGTTTTTCCCGTGCAAGTTACTACATTCCACGAGTTTACGATCCTTTGTAGGCTCCTGGTTGTTAGTGGCGTTCTTGTTTTCTGATGCCGTTTAGGGCGTGAAAGAAAGAAATGGTCGGATATTATATTGGCTGCGTTGTGGTATGCTTTTACGGCGGTTATAATCTCTTCTGAAAGGACTGAGTAACCCTTCTTACCCCCTTTTCGAACATACTGGATTAAATTTTCCCCTGATGGTGCCTTAAATATCCCTGAAAATCTGAGTGAAACAGTTTCTTTGGCTCGTAATCCCGTTTTACTCATTAGTAGAAAGATCGCCTTATTGCGATAATCTTCTTCTGTCATTGTTAAAGAAAATCGCTCTTTTAGTTCTCTCATAACCTGATCTGTTAGTCCCTTGCCAAATATCGGTGATTCTGTCGGAGGCTTCTGAGTTTGCTTTTTGCTCCTTTTACGGATTGTGTCGATTGATACTATTTTTACTGAATTTTCGGCCATATTGCTCACCTCGCAATAAATTCTACTCTGTTTTCGATCCCCCCTTAAATACCTAAAAGTGATAAAAATTCTTATTATTTGTAAAATTTTTTCACTTTTCTTAGACGTTCCATTGGAGAGATCAATATAATACAATAGGAGATAGATTCTAAGTAAATTATAATTAAGTAAATTAATAAAAAATAAAATACTTGAAAATAATAATTAATTTTTGCGGTGTGGTTTTATGGTTCAAAGTGAGGTAAGAAAGTGAAACTTGATCTATTTAAAATTTTAAAACCGTTCGTGTTTGGAAATCCACAACTACGAATTCCGCAGATTGAATGTTTTGAGGCACTAAGGAATTCTCGGAATGATTTCCCTAATGATCGTGAGTTGGGTATTGTATTGCCCGTTGGGTGTGGTAAGACAGGATGTATAACTCTGGCGCCATTTGCGCTCTGTTCTAAGCGGACATTGGTTATTTCCCCTAATTTGATAATCGCAGAACAATTAATATCGAATTTTGATCCTTCGAATGTTTTCTGTTTTTATAAGAAATTCAATGTGTTAACCAATAATATTTTTCCAGAATTGAGCGAAATTCGAGGAACAAATACGAATCAAAAGGACTTAGAATTGGCAGACGTTGTAGTTACGAATATTCATCAATTAGGGACTGAAAACAATAGATGGCTCAAAAGGTTGTCACAGGATTTCTTTGATTTAATACTTTTTGATGAAGGACATCATAGTTTAGCGGAGACATGGACTTTCCTCAAGATGAAATTTCCGAAAGCGTACATTGTTAATTTCAGTGCTACTCCCGTGAGAGCAGATGGAGAAAGGATGCCCGGAAAGATTATTTATTCTTTTCCCATTGCGAAAGCAATCAAATTGAACTACGTGAAAAATCTTAAAGCGATCGTCTTGAATCCTGAAAAAATGAAATATTTAATTTTAGGTTCTGAAGAAGAAATCGGTTTAGAACGGATCGTTGAATTTGGCAAGGAACTGCCGGCTTTTCGTAGAGCTGTTGTATCTTCGAAAGAATCGTTAGATTCGATAGTGAATGCTTCAATTACCGAACTAAAAAGGATTCGTCAAGAGGCTCGTGACGATCGTCCTAAGATTATCGCTTCTGCTTTGAATTTTAAACATTGTAAGCAGATTGTTGAAGCATACAAGGAAAAGGGATTAAGATCCGATTACATTCACAGTCGTAAAAATAGCCAAAAAAATAATGATGCTTATCGAAAATTAGAAAATCATGAATTGGATGTAATTGTTCAGGTGAAAAAATTAGGAGAAGGATTCGACCATTCCTTCCTTTGTGTTGCAGCAGTTTTTAGTGTCCATTTAACGCTTGCTCCTTTTCTTCAGTTTATTGGTCGTATCATGAGAACCAATAATGGAAGTTCAATTTTTCATCCATTGAATCAGGGTGTCGTAGTTTTTCATGCAGGCGGAAATATTATTCCACGTTGGAACGACCTCAGAGAATTTAGCGAAGCGGATCAGGAATATTTTAGCCAATTATTACCGATGTCTGGGATAGATTTTTCAAACTCCGATGAATTAGTGACTAATCCTGATATTGATCTCGAAGGAACCGAAGAGAAAGAATTTATTGCGGGTGACTCAGATTCTTCCTTCACCCCAAAAGTAAAATCGTCGGAAATACAACCGAAAGGTAATCAGGGTGATTCGATTTTAGATAATGAAATGGCTTCCCCGATAAATCGAAACGGTTTTCAGATTACCGAACAAATAGGCCTAGATTTGGAAAGTCTGCCTTTAATTCAGGAGAATTACGAGGCAATGGAAGCGATCCGAAAATTATCAGAATTAGGTTTTAGTGGGCAACAAGTGTTGGACGCAATGAACTCTCAGCCTATCATTCCCAAAGTCCAAAAGCGCCAAGAGGCTCGTTATAATTTGAATGAACGTGTTAAGGCCGAAGTTGATAAAATTTTGAATTCTAAATCTCTCTCCGCTGGTGGTTATGAGTTGGATAAAAATCATCGAGGAAAGACAAATTATGTTATTTTAAAGTCAGCAATTGATCTGCGCATCAACGATTTCATTAAACGGAAAGCAAATGAGCGAAGCGAATTGTCTCAAGAAGATCTGGATTTGATCGATGAAAATTTTGACAAGTTAGTCGAACTAGTATGAAGTATGGAATATTAGCAGCTTGATTATTTGTGTCAAAATTATATTCAGAATCCCTTATTATCTTCGAGTAGCGCTTTTTAAATCGAATATAATAAGGACTTGAATATCAAAATCCCATGTAATTAAGCTGAAATTTCTTAGCTGAATATGGTTCGACCTTAGGTAAAGTTAAATATGCATCCGAGTCACAGGGAGCTAATATGATCCCTGTATACAAGGAATTTACATCGCTTTCCTTATAGTAGGTCGAAGCTGAACAAGTGTCGGAACACCCAAGTAAATTTGAATAAATATTAATTTGAATAAAATCCGTTGTATGCATTTGGTTCATGCATTTGTCGAGACTATAAACAGATGCTAGTAAAATTCGATTTTGTGATTCGTCCCTAGATATTAATCCGGTTTGAAGGCTTGCGGTAGCACTATTCGCTACTTCGCAGTTTAACAAACCTAAAGCCAATAGCATGAGAATCAGATATGCAATACTTTTCATTATTTGCTTGTATAGGCTCCATAAACTTGCGTACAATTTTGTTTAGCTTTTTCAATATCCCAAAGGAAAGGTAAGTAATGAACTTTATAAACAATGCCATTTTTACTTATCTGGCATGATCCAATAGGTTCTAAATTTGAACAGGTACCTGTCGATAAAACATATTTTCCGTAGTTACAAATGTCCTGAACAAAGGCAATCGATTGTGAATTAACCGGTGAAACGCATATCCCTCTCGGTGGAATCGAGCAAATTTGCCCGGAAGATTGAGCTAATAAAGGGAAATTATTCGAAAGTATCAAAACAAAGGAAATAATCAATAATTTATTCATTCTAAAGACCTTATCTACAAAATCCGGCAAAATAGCAAATTACGAATAGGCACAGCAAATCATTGGATCCTAATCCAATGGCTGAACAAAATTGGTCA
Coding sequences within it:
- a CDS encoding tyrosine-type recombinase/integrase, which encodes MAENSVKIVSIDTIRKRSKKQTQKPPTESPIFGKGLTDQVMRELKERFSLTMTEEDYRNKAIFLLMSKTGLRAKETVSLRFSGIFKAPSGENLIQYVRKGGKKGYSVLSEEIITAVKAYHNAANIISDHFFLSRPKRHQKTRTPLTTRSLQRIVNSWNVVTCTGKTAHPHSIRHTVGQKLLEKAGSIAAQKVLGHSTPITTSKFYTKPYFDGSSYLEW
- a CDS encoding DEAD/DEAH box helicase, whose amino-acid sequence is MKLDLFKILKPFVFGNPQLRIPQIECFEALRNSRNDFPNDRELGIVLPVGCGKTGCITLAPFALCSKRTLVISPNLIIAEQLISNFDPSNVFCFYKKFNVLTNNIFPELSEIRGTNTNQKDLELADVVVTNIHQLGTENNRWLKRLSQDFFDLILFDEGHHSLAETWTFLKMKFPKAYIVNFSATPVRADGERMPGKIIYSFPIAKAIKLNYVKNLKAIVLNPEKMKYLILGSEEEIGLERIVEFGKELPAFRRAVVSSKESLDSIVNASITELKRIRQEARDDRPKIIASALNFKHCKQIVEAYKEKGLRSDYIHSRKNSQKNNDAYRKLENHELDVIVQVKKLGEGFDHSFLCVAAVFSVHLTLAPFLQFIGRIMRTNNGSSIFHPLNQGVVVFHAGGNIIPRWNDLREFSEADQEYFSQLLPMSGIDFSNSDELVTNPDIDLEGTEEKEFIAGDSDSSFTPKVKSSEIQPKGNQGDSILDNEMASPINRNGFQITEQIGLDLESLPLIQENYEAMEAIRKLSELGFSGQQVLDAMNSQPIIPKVQKRQEARYNLNERVKAEVDKILNSKSLSAGGYELDKNHRGKTNYVILKSAIDLRINDFIKRKANERSELSQEDLDLIDENFDKLVELV